A window of the Aquificaceae bacterium genome harbors these coding sequences:
- the gatC gene encoding Asp-tRNA(Asn)/Glu-tRNA(Gln) amidotransferase subunit GatC yields MVEKIAHLARLRLTEEEKEYFERQLTSILHFVEQLQEVDTSEVEPFTLPFEETPMREDEPLKDFDPQLVLEQAPEAEGSFFVVPRVVEY; encoded by the coding sequence ATGGTAGAGAAGATAGCTCATCTTGCAAGGTTAAGGCTAACGGAGGAAGAGAAGGAATACTTTGAGAGACAGCTTACAAGCATCCTGCACTTTGTGGAACAACTCCAGGAGGTTGACACCTCAGAGGTAGAACCCTTTACTCTGCCTTTTGAGGAGACACCTATGAGAGAAGATGAACCTCTAAAAGACTTTGACCCTCAACTGGTTTTGGAGCAGGCACCAGAGGCGGAAGGGAGTTTCTTTGTAGTGCCAAGAGTGGTAGAATATTAA
- the recA gene encoding recombinase RecA, producing the protein MIEEVQKETLEKKKALENALASIERRFGKGSIMPLKNAEKVKVDVIPTGSLALDIATGIGGIPKGRVIEIFGPESSGKTTLALHIIAEAQKRGGIAVFIDAEHALDPKYAEKIGVDTENLYISQPDYGEQALEIAESLIASNAVDVIVVDSVAALVPKDELEGEIGEAHVGKQARLMSQALRKLKGIAHKANTAIIFINQLREKIGVMFGNPETTPGGRALKFFADMRLDVRRIGDVKDSGEKTGSRVRVKVVKNKLAPPFQEAEFDVIYGEGICKLCDLIDIASELKVISKSGAWYSYGDIRLGQGKEQARKFLMENPEIANEIEKKVREVAGLAPVDT; encoded by the coding sequence ATGATAGAGGAAGTCCAAAAGGAAACCCTTGAGAAAAAGAAGGCTTTGGAAAATGCTCTTGCAAGTATAGAGAGGCGGTTTGGCAAAGGCTCTATAATGCCTCTCAAAAATGCGGAAAAGGTAAAGGTGGATGTTATACCTACAGGCTCTCTTGCTCTTGATATAGCCACAGGTATAGGCGGTATACCAAAGGGAAGGGTTATTGAGATATTCGGTCCAGAGTCCTCTGGAAAAACCACCCTCGCCCTTCATATAATAGCGGAAGCACAAAAGAGAGGAGGCATAGCGGTCTTTATAGACGCAGAGCATGCCCTTGACCCCAAGTATGCGGAAAAGATAGGAGTGGACACGGAAAACCTCTACATATCCCAGCCAGACTATGGAGAGCAAGCTCTTGAGATAGCGGAGAGCCTCATAGCGAGCAATGCGGTAGATGTCATAGTGGTAGACTCTGTAGCCGCCCTTGTGCCGAAGGATGAGCTTGAGGGTGAAATAGGTGAAGCTCATGTGGGTAAACAGGCAAGGCTCATGTCTCAGGCACTCAGGAAGCTAAAGGGTATAGCTCACAAGGCAAACACCGCTATCATTTTCATAAACCAGCTCAGAGAGAAGATAGGTGTAATGTTTGGGAACCCAGAGACCACACCCGGTGGAAGAGCACTCAAGTTCTTTGCGGACATGAGACTTGATGTGAGAAGGATAGGAGACGTAAAAGATAGTGGAGAGAAAACGGGTAGCAGGGTAAGGGTAAAGGTGGTAAAAAACAAGCTTGCACCACCTTTTCAAGAAGCGGAGTTTGACGTAATATATGGAGAGGGTATATGTAAGCTCTGCGACCTTATAGACATAGCAAGCGAGCTAAAGGTAATAAGCAAAAGTGGTGCGTGGTATAGCTACGGTGATATAAGACTGGGGCAGGGTAAAGAGCAGGCAAGGAAGTTTCTTATGGAAAACCCCGAGATTGCCAATGAGATAGAAAAAAAAGTAAGGGAGGTAGCTGGTCTTGCTCCAGTTGATACTTAA
- a CDS encoding enoyl-ACP reductase, with amino-acid sequence MGLLEGKKALIMGVANERSIAYGIAKAFYREGAELCFTYANEKLKKRVEEIAKEFGSELLFECDVSKDEHITALKDWLSKVWGGLDIIVHSIAYAPKEEFKGGVIDTSREGFKIAMDISVYSLIAITRELLPLMEGRQGSIITLSYYGAEKVVPHYNVMGIAKSALESTVRYLAYDIAKHGHRINAISAGPIKTLAAYSITGFHLLMEHTIKVNPFGKAITIEDVGDTAVFLCSDWARAITGEVIHVDNGYHIMGVFGREEDIKKEVFGEQKE; translated from the coding sequence ATGGGTCTTCTTGAAGGCAAAAAAGCCCTTATAATGGGTGTAGCCAACGAGCGTAGCATAGCCTACGGTATAGCAAAAGCCTTTTACAGAGAGGGAGCGGAGCTTTGTTTTACCTACGCCAACGAAAAGCTCAAAAAGAGGGTGGAAGAGATTGCCAAGGAGTTTGGTTCTGAGCTTTTGTTTGAGTGTGATGTTTCAAAGGACGAACACATTACCGCTTTGAAGGATTGGCTCTCTAAGGTTTGGGGAGGTTTGGACATAATAGTTCACTCTATAGCCTACGCTCCAAAGGAAGAGTTCAAAGGCGGTGTTATAGACACCTCAAGGGAAGGTTTCAAAATTGCCATGGATATATCCGTCTACTCTCTTATAGCCATCACCAGAGAGCTACTGCCACTTATGGAAGGTAGACAAGGCTCAATAATAACCCTTTCTTACTACGGTGCGGAGAAGGTGGTGCCACACTACAATGTAATGGGTATTGCCAAGTCCGCCCTTGAGAGCACGGTGCGATACCTTGCCTATGATATTGCCAAACACGGACACAGGATAAATGCCATATCCGCAGGACCCATAAAGACCCTTGCCGCATACAGCATAACGGGCTTTCACCTTCTTATGGAACACACTATAAAGGTAAACCCCTTTGGAAAAGCTATAACCATAGAGGATGTGGGAGATACAGCGGTGTTTCTCTGCAGTGATTGGGCAAGGGCTATAACCGGTGAGGTTATCCACGTGGACAACGGCTACCATATAATGGGTGTCTTTGGAAGGGAAGAGGATATAAAGAAGGAGGTTTTTGGAGAACAAAAGGAATGA
- the purL gene encoding phosphoribosylformylglycinamidine synthase subunit PurL → MKHYELYGLREEEYERIVQRLGREPNEVELGILGALWSEHCSYKSSRVHLKKFPTSANWVIQGPGENAGVVELDNKVWLAFKVESHNHPSYIEPFHGAATGVGGIIRDVLSMGARPIALVDSLRFGLPIDKRIVKGVVSGISHYGNCIGIPTVAGETYFEECYRTNPLVNAFCLGILPAGRMLRARGKPGDLLFLLGSATGRDGIHGAVMASAEFGEGAEEKLPNVQIGDPYFGKKLIEAVLQAIEEGLITGLQDLGAAGLSGASSELASKSKCGVELWLEKVPLREEGMKPFEILLSESQERMLLVTQEDKVQRLLELANYYHLEGAVVGRLTEDGMFRAYYEGKTVAELPVSLIVEEAPVYEKPYSEPAYLKTLWSFNQEELPQIDLREALLKLLSSPNIASKEWIYTQYDHQVGTNTVLKPGGDSAILRVKWVQKPELRSEKLIAITSEGNGRMFFLDPYEGGKYAVAEALRNLACVGAKPLGITDCLNFGNPDRPEVMWQLVKAIEGISDACRFFEVPVVSGNVSLYNETVEREEIRNIYPTPILVAVGYIDSGRFVDHRFKEEGDLIFLVGDLKREFSLAGSEYLKVVHGKVAGRTPQVNLEKEKKLHALLIRLIEGGILRSAHDVSQGGLLVALLEGVFGTGLGLDINLYVEDRLDFFLFSENPTLVVVSLKKEDAEVFKDLVEEYELDWMFLGKVKEKRSFILTNNDESLLELPLEELEELWKKALERLL, encoded by the coding sequence ATGAAACACTACGAGCTTTATGGTCTAAGGGAAGAGGAATACGAAAGAATAGTCCAAAGGCTCGGACGTGAGCCGAATGAGGTGGAGCTTGGCATACTTGGAGCTCTGTGGTCTGAGCATTGCTCTTATAAGTCCTCAAGGGTGCACCTTAAAAAATTTCCCACCAGTGCAAATTGGGTAATCCAGGGACCTGGTGAAAACGCAGGAGTGGTGGAGCTTGACAACAAGGTGTGGCTCGCCTTTAAGGTGGAGAGCCACAATCATCCCTCTTACATAGAGCCCTTTCACGGTGCAGCAACGGGTGTGGGAGGAATAATAAGGGATGTGCTATCTATGGGTGCAAGACCCATAGCCCTTGTGGATTCTTTGAGGTTTGGACTACCCATAGACAAAAGGATAGTAAAGGGAGTGGTAAGTGGTATATCTCATTATGGCAACTGCATAGGCATTCCCACCGTGGCAGGAGAGACCTACTTTGAGGAGTGCTACAGAACAAACCCTCTGGTAAACGCCTTTTGTCTTGGTATTCTACCTGCGGGTAGGATGCTTAGAGCGAGGGGCAAACCCGGAGACCTTCTTTTTCTTCTTGGTTCTGCCACTGGAAGGGATGGCATACACGGTGCGGTTATGGCTTCCGCGGAGTTCGGAGAAGGTGCGGAGGAAAAGCTACCAAACGTCCAGATAGGAGACCCATACTTTGGCAAAAAGCTCATAGAGGCGGTCCTGCAGGCTATAGAGGAGGGTCTTATAACAGGTCTTCAAGACCTTGGTGCGGCAGGGCTTTCTGGTGCTTCCTCGGAGCTTGCCAGCAAGTCCAAGTGTGGCGTGGAGCTATGGCTTGAAAAAGTCCCTCTAAGAGAGGAGGGCATGAAACCCTTTGAAATACTCCTCTCAGAAAGCCAAGAGAGGATGCTACTTGTAACACAAGAGGACAAAGTGCAAAGGCTTTTAGAGCTTGCCAATTATTACCATCTTGAGGGTGCGGTGGTAGGCAGGCTTACAGAAGATGGAATGTTTAGAGCTTACTACGAAGGTAAGACAGTGGCGGAACTTCCAGTAAGCCTTATAGTGGAAGAAGCACCCGTATACGAAAAGCCCTACTCAGAACCAGCCTACTTAAAGACCCTTTGGTCCTTTAACCAAGAGGAGCTACCTCAGATAGACCTAAGGGAAGCACTCCTTAAACTCCTTAGCTCACCCAATATAGCCTCAAAGGAGTGGATATACACCCAGTATGACCACCAAGTGGGGACAAACACCGTCCTAAAGCCTGGGGGAGATTCCGCCATCCTCAGGGTCAAATGGGTTCAAAAGCCAGAGTTAAGGAGTGAAAAACTCATAGCCATTACATCGGAAGGCAACGGTAGGATGTTTTTCCTTGACCCCTATGAGGGTGGGAAATATGCGGTGGCGGAAGCCCTCAGAAATCTTGCCTGCGTGGGTGCAAAGCCTTTGGGAATAACAGACTGCCTTAACTTTGGAAACCCAGACAGACCAGAGGTCATGTGGCAACTTGTGAAGGCTATAGAAGGCATATCCGATGCCTGCAGGTTCTTTGAAGTTCCCGTGGTTAGCGGTAATGTGTCCTTGTATAACGAAACGGTGGAAAGGGAGGAGATAAGAAACATATACCCCACACCCATACTGGTTGCGGTAGGCTACATAGATTCTGGAAGGTTTGTGGACCACCGTTTTAAGGAGGAGGGAGACCTTATCTTTTTGGTGGGAGACCTCAAGAGGGAGTTTTCCCTTGCAGGCAGTGAATACCTAAAGGTGGTGCACGGAAAAGTGGCAGGCAGGACTCCTCAGGTAAACCTTGAGAAGGAGAAAAAACTTCATGCCTTACTTATAAGGCTCATAGAGGGGGGTATTCTTAGGTCTGCTCATGACGTGTCTCAGGGTGGGCTCTTGGTGGCACTTCTTGAGGGTGTTTTTGGAACAGGTTTAGGTCTTGACATAAACCTATACGTGGAGGATAGGCTTGACTTCTTTCTCTTTTCCGAAAACCCTACCCTTGTGGTTGTGAGTTTGAAAAAGGAGGATGCGGAAGTCTTTAAAGACCTCGTGGAAGAGTATGAGCTTGACTGGATGTTTTTGGGAAAGGTGAAGGAGAAAAGGTCTTTCATCTTAACAAATAACGATGAAAGCCTTTTAGAATTACCCTTGGAAGAGCTTGAAGAGTTATGGAAAAAGGCTTTAGAGAGATTGCTCTAA
- the lspA gene encoding signal peptidase II: MEKGFREIALIYVLTVLTVLSLDLITKSLAESSLKERDISLLPFLHLVLVYNRGIAFGLLADAPDLIRIPVLFITPLIALVITFLYAIRVKGVFVPVLMGMVGGGALGNFYDRVFLGHVRDFIYLSYGGLSWPAFNLADASISTAIFLLLIRELLPKGGKN, translated from the coding sequence ATGGAAAAAGGCTTTAGAGAGATTGCTCTAATATATGTGCTAACTGTCCTCACGGTGCTAAGCCTTGACCTCATCACCAAGAGTCTTGCAGAATCCTCTCTCAAAGAGAGGGACATAAGCCTTTTGCCCTTTCTTCATCTTGTGCTTGTCTACAACAGAGGCATAGCCTTTGGACTTCTTGCAGACGCACCCGACCTTATAAGAATTCCCGTCCTTTTTATAACTCCTCTGATTGCTCTTGTTATAACCTTTTTGTATGCCATAAGGGTCAAGGGCGTGTTTGTTCCAGTTCTTATGGGCATGGTGGGTGGGGGTGCTCTTGGGAATTTCTACGATAGGGTTTTTCTGGGTCATGTAAGAGACTTTATATATCTTTCCTATGGAGGTCTTTCTTGGCCCGCCTTTAACTTGGCAGATGCCAGCATAAGCACCGCCATATTTCTTCTCCTCATTAGGGAGCTCTTACCAAAGGGTGGAAAAAATTAA